Proteins from a genomic interval of Sugiyamaella lignohabitans strain CBS 10342 chromosome C, complete sequence:
- the CPR6 gene encoding peptidylprolyl isomerase CPR6 (Peptidyl-prolyl cis-trans isomerase (cyclophilin); catalyzes the cis-trans isomerization of peptide bonds N-terminal to proline residues; plays a role in determining prion variants; binds to Hsp82p and contributes to chaperone activity; protein abundance increases in response to DNA replication stress; GO_component: GO:0005737 - cytoplasm [Evidence IEA,IEA]; GO_component: GO:0005737 - cytoplasm [Evidence IDA] [PMID 11914276]; GO_component: GO:0005737 - cytoplasm [Evidence IDA] [PMID 14562095]; GO_component: GO:0005737 - cytoplasm [Evidence IDA] [PMID 9191025]; GO_function: GO:0016853 - isomerase activity [Evidence IEA]; GO_function: GO:0003755 - peptidyl-prolyl cis-trans isomerase activity [Evidence IEA,IEA,IEA]; GO_function: GO:0003755 - peptidyl-prolyl cis-trans isomerase activity [Evidence IDA] [PMID 10942767]; GO_function: GO:0003755 - peptidyl-prolyl cis-trans isomerase activity [Evidence IDA] [PMID 9191025]; GO_function: GO:0051082 - unfolded protein binding [Evidence IDA] [PMID 10942767]; GO_process: GO:0006457 - protein folding [Evidence IEA,IEA]; GO_process: GO:0006457 - protein folding [Evidence IDA,IPI] [PMID 9927435]; GO_process: GO:0000413 - protein peptidyl-prolyl isomerization [Evidence IEA,IEA,IEA]; GO_process: GO:0042026 - protein refolding [Evidence IDA] [PMID 10942767]), translated as MIQGGDFTNGNGTGGVSIYGEKFEDEAFPVKHTEPFLLSMANAGPNTNGSQFFVTTVPTPHLDGKHVVFGKLLAGKSVIRKVENTKKDSGDRPVQDVVITDCGELSPEDELPTFNDGTGDDYEDSLKDEGRVDENVPETVFTAVKNIKEIGTKLFKSGDIKGAYNKYSKAANYLKDYFPDDLSEEDLKTLSDIKISVYLNVALTALKENLPREAIEASSEVLSLEDKVGDKEKAKALYRRGNGELLLKNEEGAVKDLNEALKYAPDDAAITALIAKAKKAAQDRRNKEKAALSKFFS; from the coding sequence ATGATTCAGGGTGGTGATTTCACGAACGGTaatggtactggtggtgtttCAATTTATGGCGAGAAGTTCGAGGACGAGGCATTTCCTGTTAAGCACACCGAGCCATTTTTGTTGAGTATGGCCAATGCTGGTCCTAACACCAACGGATCGCAATTCTTCGTTACTACAGTTCCCACCCCTCATTTAGACGGTAAGCATGTTGTATTCGGAAAACTGCTTGCTGGTAAGTCTGTTATTAGAAAAGTTGAGAACACAAAGAAGGACTCTGGAGACAGACCAGTACAGGATGTTGTTATTACTGACTGTGGTGAATTGAGTCCTGAAGATGAACTGCCTACTTTTAACGATGGTACAGGTGATGATTATGAGGATTCTCTTAAAGATGAGGGTAGAGTCGACGAGAATGTACCTGAAACAGTGTTTACTGCtgtcaagaatatcaaggAAATCGGTACGAAGCTGTTCAAATCAGGCGATATCAAGGGAGCTTATAACAAATATTCTAAGGCCGCCAACTATTTGAAAGATTACTTCCCTGATGACTTGTCTGAGGAGGATTTGAAGACTTTGTCGGATATCAAGATTTCTGTTTACTTGAATGTGGCTCTTACTGCTCTTAAGGAGAACCTTCCTCGCGAGGCTATTGAGGCTTCTTCTGAAGTTCTCTCTTTAGAGGACAAAGTTGGAGATAAGGAGAAGGCTAAGGCTTTGTATCGTCGTGGTAATGGTGAATTGTTGCTTAAAAATGAAGAGGGTGCTGTCAAGGATTTGAACGAGGCCTTGAAGTATGCTCctgatgatgctgctattactgCACTTATTGCGAAGGCTAAGAAAGCTGCTCAAGACAGACGCAACAAGGAAAAGGCTGCTCTAAGCAAGTTCTTTTCATGA